The DNA window cgttgcacccaaccACTGTCCTCATAATCCTTATCGATGCTGATATATAAAGATGGATGCTAGAGGAGGATGGTAATGTTCAGATAGCATGAGCTCTGCTGCTGCAACTAAGCCTCCCTTTTTGTCATTACCCTTGCGACTTCCTTAGTATTGTGGAACGATTACGCATTTTCAGCCTCCTTTGAATGTGACATTTTTGTGTGCATAACAACACTTCACTTAATTGCAGCAGTAGGTGCTCGTGTGATCCAGTTATTTGCGATTAGAGCAGCTCTTAATTTTAGGTATGTACACACCGGAAGTTGAAGCTTGCCCAGCAGTTTGTAGTTTGGTAAGGCTGCCCTTGGAATGTCACTATACATGATTTCGAAGGTGCGATAACTTTTGCGTCCCCTGTGCAGAGTGCTTCGATTAACTGTTTCACTTAAAGTATCTTGATCGACGGCAGATTTGGGGTTTCAAAATTGCCCACACTGTTCTTTAAGTCGTCGACAATTGAAGACTCTTCGGTTATTACACCATCTGTTTCGACTACGTTTGCCGAAATGTGCACGTGGTATTCTCTATTAAAGCGTGGATAACCTAAATATGCCAGTTGCGAACATGGAATGATAGAATGAACACAAATAATTTGCATCGTGCAGATTGAGGATCATTCTCAACATACCAACGGAAAAAAAGTATTGCATAAACGTAAACAAATGCTTATCAATAGGAAAGATAGGGTTAAACAAGGTTGCCTCGCCTGGCGTCTCAGTGTGAGGTGCAATGGCATATATTTCTGCTTGAAAAACTGTCGGCCAGTATCCCATGGGAATACTAGTGTTTATTCCTGGTCCTGTAACAGCAGATCCCGTCAAATGGTTCATTTTAGACCCATCTGTGTAGAAAATTACTAAGACTGGACGGAGAATAGGGCCACCTTGTTCCCAGGTTGACCGTTCACACTCATTAATTTTGTAGGGAGTTTCAAAATTCGGCATTACCTGTAGCCAATCTTCGTTTGTAATGACAAGGTTATTTATAGGGAAATCTTTCAGAACCGCAAGGTGTCCTGTTAAGTCTCCAgataataattgtttatgacGAGTTATTTTCAATGCGCTTTTTACTGCTTCTGATTTTATCGTCTGATGAAGCGGAAGGAGGTGCAGCATTGCATCTAGTGCCTTCGATGGAGTACTACTCATGGCACCGGTTATCGCTCCACAAGCAAGCTTTTGAAGTTTACCTAGCTTTTTTGAGTTGATGTCTCTTTTGTTTTAGGCCACCAAACTAGCGAGGCATATGTTATTCTTGGTTTGACAATTGTGGAGTATAACCAGTAAACCATACTAGGTCTGAGACCCCATTTTTTACCGAATGTTCTACTGCACACCCAAAGAGCACTAGTTGCCTTGCTTATAACCTGCTCAATGTGTGCATTCCAGATACTTTACCTCAGAGGACAATTCAATTACTGTTCCGTTGAGCAAAAGTGTTGATAAAGAATATTTCCTTTTTCGAGTAAATGGGattatgattgttttggagGGATTTATGTTGAGGCCCTCATTTTTACACCACTTCAAAGTGAAGTTCAGTTAATGATTTCAATAGTTCGTGTACAACCAATGACCACAATAAGGGCGATAGAACTCCGCCTTGAGGGCATCCCTTATTCGTTTGCATAGTCAGTGTCGTGTTTCCAAGCGTGCTAGATACTTCACGTTCTATAAGCATCGAGTTGATCCAATTTATTGTGTAGATATCGAACCCATGTTTCCTCATAGCATTCCGCGTTGAGCTGTGAGATGCATTGTCGAAAGCTCCCTCTATGTCGAGAAAGGCAGCCAGTGAAATTTCTTTTGTTTCGATAGAATTCTCCAGTTTTCCGACCAGCATGTGTAACACATCTACTGTTGATTTGTTATTTCGATATGCGAATTGAAACTTGCTCAGTGGAGATTGTATCAAATATTCTGATTTAATATGTTGGTCCATCATTTTCTCCattatttttagaaatgtgGAGGTCAAGCTGATTGGTCTAAAAGATTTTGGAAGTGATTTATCGCGCTTCCCAGCTCTTGGTATAAATATTACCCTTGTTTGTCTCCAGCTCGTAGGTGCAATGTTAGTAGGACTAAATGCTGGCGTCATAGTTCTTCTCTTTTCTTCTAATACAACAGAACAGTGTAGACTAGAACACTTGTCCGAACATTCCTTCATGTCCATCTAATGAGAGTTATTCAAATTTGTTAATTCTAACTTTCGTAGTAAAAATCTTATGAGTTGCGTTTTGAGTTCTGAAACTTATCAAACTCGTTGATCCTTCCACTTAAATATTCATAATTAGCTTCTGTTCTATACTCATTCCTCAGGGATTTTGCACGAAAGCAGCGGTTGTAATTGTCCAAGCTCGCGGTGATTTGTTCACTGTATGTCTGTGAAAAAGAGTGTCAGTCTCAACCCAAGGAGAGCCGATTTCTTCACGCGGCTGGGCTTAAAATAACTGATGTCTTGTTATTACGATCCTAGCCTTCAATAGTTCTCGCGTATCAAATTATTTCTCTTGTTCGATCTAGAAAAAAAGAAATGGAAAAGGAAAAACGAAAAGGTCCAAAAAATGGAATGGAAGAAGAAGCAGGCAAAAATAAGGGAAAACAAGAGCAAGGAAGCAAGGAAACAGAAAGGGTCAaaggaaataaaagaaaaagtaaactcCCTAGATTCAACAGCTATTCTGACTGATAACGGCTGAAGATTTCATCCTCTGAAAGTACATAGCAACCGCGTCGATGTAAACTATTTGTATTGTCAGTGGCGGTTTTTCCCATTAGTTGGGTTCTGATTTACCTGCCTGGCAGACCCTAGATGACAGGGCGGCAAATGTGTTTCTAACTATAATTTTCGTAATACAACAAGCAAAGTTTATTTTCCATTCacaaacaaatttaattttccGTGTTTATTTTCCCCTTTTACACTCTGCTGTTGCTACTGTTAACCTTCTTTAAAATAATCATCACTTTTGGAAGAGTGAAGTTGTTGGTAATGTATAGCACATTGAAAGAAGATGATTTTCCCatgaagaaaaataaacaaattcatcGGTTTATACAAAATGCGACATAATTAAATCCTTATTCTGGTTTCCAGAGGAAATTGACCTATAATAACTGAACTTAAAAAATCGGACAGGTAAAGACTAACTTAAAAAGATAGatattcttcaaacaaattaaGGTTACTGATGTGtattgaaattttcaatcaattgTTTTTTACTCGTccgaatttttaaaattcaaactaaCAAAAATGTAGTTCAGTTTAAAATCTGACATCACCATCGATTCAACACAACTGGCAACGCACGGCCTACTCATCCAATGACGCCATAACACATCCAGACGTGCCCGTTCTCGAATATCCTTCCAAACGCAAGCATATTTTGTTTGTTACaccacacacacgcacacatactCTCACTCAAACGATGACGCGTGCCAGCATAACTCGGTCCTCCCGTCGTGATGGAATGCGGTGTCCTCCTTATCGATCCTGAACTCCGGTTAACGGTATGAACTTTGAACAAATCTTGTTCGATACGGGTTAGTGTTGTCCCCTCCCCGCTCGTGTCGTTCCCACCCGTGGGTGGGTCGCGGGTGCTTTCTCTGACACATGAAACCATAAACTCTCGTTACATTAAATAAATGTTTATtaaagtttcaaaaaaaaaatatatatctcAAAAATTCAATGATGTTGTACTTGGAAAATGACGAACTGGCGGGGTGGGGGAAGATGTCCTTTCGGTGTTGGATGTTCTCTtatttttctctgtttttttTGCGCATCGAGAAGGTAAACAAAAGCTCACCAGAATATTGGTGCTGCCATCTGTGTGATTTTTTTATCGGTGGCGCCGGCTAGCGTCCGACACCCGGCAACTATACTCAAAGCTACCGCACATGTTGGTTTTTGTTTAAAAGCTATGACATAGATTTCACACTTAGTCCACTTACATAGTTTCGatttcaaagtttaatttttaaaaagacaaatatttttttttctcttgtgAGTTGTACATAAATATCAATCTTAACAATCTAGCGTCTTatcgtttttcttcttcttcttgttGTCCTGTAGTTTATAGAAGTTATGAGATTACGACCTCTCTTTATCTCTCGCTGCTGCTCCAAATTTCGATTGTTCATAATGTTTTATTTGGCATTTTATATCGCTATCGCGCGAAACGATCTAATCTCGGAAGGTGAACACAGCATCGAAGAAGAACAGCACCCCATTGATGATGGCCAGCGAACCCTTGGAGATGGCCATTCGCCGGCGGTCGGTTTTGAAGCCACTTTCCCAGGCCTGCAGGATCAGCACACCGGAAGCGATGAACATGGCACAACCGAGCAGGCTGAAGAACAGGTCGATCTTCTTGTTGATCGGATTGCTCAGCAGGTAACCTAGCAGGGTTAGGAAAGGTCATGATCATAATTCGTCAGTTAGTAATTGTAGGTGGGGACTTACCAGCAAAGAGCCCGATTAGGATGATGCTATAGCCGACGAAGGTACCGGCGACCAGCAGGATCGTCAGCTCGTCGGTTTCGCCCAAGCTTTTGTAGTGCAGCACCACACAGCTGATGGTGAGGGCCTGTGGGTGGAAGGTAAATGGGAATGGTTAGATAATCTTATTAACATCCAGGGTTATAGGATTTCATAGCGTAATTTTTAATCGTTTTTGAGTCGTTATAATTCAGAAAGCCTGGCAATCTGACGACAATACGGATGTTCATTTTTGTTATCTCAGTTTCCAAAGTAAACAAATCAACCAATCTTTTATGTTTCtattggaaaaaaataacataaacaAATTCCCACGAAAAAAAATCGCCAGTTCAAAGCAACAACATAAACAAATCGTAAGGACAGCTATGCAAGGAATGCTTTACGATTTCGCACAAACTCTACTGCAAACGTTTtccatttctttttcttttttttaattctgcAAACAAAATACCACATCATCCGTTCTGCATCGCCTACTTTGTTCCGCCGAGCTGCGGTGATGGATGACATCAGCGCTTTAAAATATAAACACATTGCTATGCCGTGAAGCCGTGCTGCCCTGCTGTGCTGAGGATCGGCCTGCCTCGATTAGTgtaataaatcaatgaatgcgCCGCCGTCGTCGCCGCGGCAGGTGTGGAGCAGATTGGAAACCTAATAGTTTGACTATTAATAGTAAAATTATGACAATTCGAATTCCTCATTTCGCTTGCCACCCCCCGGGAAAATGATTAGTGCCAGCAATGAGGGAGGGGGTTGTGTAATTGTTGTTGTGTGATCATGATTCTTCCTGCTCGTTCAAGCCGGAATGAGATCACATCAATGGCCTCCGAGTCGCATCGGAATTACTCGCGCGCTTCGTTTGAAACATTCGAGCAATTCTACGAACCGGCCGACTGACTCGATGAAGTCATGAAATTGTTAAAATAACATAAACAAGTTGAACTATAACTTAATAAATGGCGAGAGATAAATCGTTCGAGATTAATTCGAAGCTGTCTGGTGTGTTGCTGGGCTGTGTTTGTGTTGCCCCGTCGAAGCCTTGACCTACTCGTAGGGCGGCACAGAGTTCGCTTATGGACATACACACTACTGCCTATTCGTGTAGCAGTTAATTGGTGATCCAGCTAGAAAAGGATCTGCACGATCACAATGCGTGGCACGTTCAGCGAGAATAAATTCCAACCGCAAATTTTCGAGCATTGTTTCGCGACGAAGACGAAGAGGACGTGATATCATCGAATGTGTGTAGCGTTTACATCCATTCGGTGACATCAGTGCAGTGTCTGGAGGCGGATAGCTATCCCCAGTGTGCCATGCCAATTGCTGTGGAATGTCGTGGGTTACTAAGCAGCGCACGTTTGCTGATTTAATTTTGACACATTTCTCGTCAATTGGTTTGTGGTCGTATTTAGCCAAGGGGATGCATGTTTGATTTCAATTATGAATTTCTATAAAATTCAGGTTATCGGATTCAAACAAGCGAATATTATAACTAATACTTCTTAATCCTGTTCTTTGTCTTCCtatagataggagcaaattGGGCTTTttgcatttgtattttttttgtttttgtaaaaagtTTATTCATCTAACATATGTCTCAATGAAATTTCCTAAAACTAGTGTGATTAAATTCGTCTTTTAAATCCAGATGCGGTGAGGTGAAACGTTTTtcggaattcatctttgattcTTCTGAAGATGTTCATGTTTTAT is part of the Topomyia yanbarensis strain Yona2022 chromosome 1, ASM3024719v1, whole genome shotgun sequence genome and encodes:
- the LOC131692310 gene encoding uncharacterized protein LOC131692310, translating into MAVSRLSIVKFLELALTISCVVLHYKSLGETDELTILLVAGTFVGYSIILIGLFAGYLLSNPINKKIDLFFSLLGCAMFIASGVLILQAWESGFKTDRRRMAISKGSLAIINGVLFFFDAVFTFRD